A stretch of Paludisphaera borealis DNA encodes these proteins:
- a CDS encoding tetratricopeptide repeat protein — protein sequence MSRTGRAAAWGIAAAIGIVGSGATGYAQDKPPETVAESRPISKAEALEFGKRMADAIVRLDSKAVEQAMDTEAMLEAASSGVKAPPPFREGFLNGARKTQERDGPALLVELRPTVQAGASVRVTKALEWRGRPAFLFRLIQPEGIVSYLLFMLDRRPDGRIRAVDYYSLSTGELASQGARRMYLAGIAQINRGIVDRLLSKDHDLFKHIGDVKRMSAANREGRAQEALTIYDALPEELKNEKIFQVLRCAAAQKTGDDAKYLEAIQDFARRFPGDPASDFQMVDGCLLMKQPEKSLEYIGKLEKALGEDAYLKVLRGNILTLLKRPDDALAAYRAAIVEEPDLKPAYDGLLGAAMEQKRFGEVAEILETLESVFDEEIGDLSEVGEFAEFVASPEGKAWAEKHEKQEKQKPGDKSPKP from the coding sequence ATGAGCAGGACAGGGCGCGCGGCGGCGTGGGGCATCGCGGCGGCGATCGGGATCGTGGGCTCCGGCGCGACGGGGTATGCGCAGGACAAGCCGCCGGAGACCGTTGCTGAGAGCCGGCCGATATCCAAGGCGGAGGCGCTGGAGTTCGGCAAGAGGATGGCCGACGCGATCGTGCGGCTCGACTCCAAGGCGGTCGAGCAGGCGATGGACACCGAAGCCATGCTGGAGGCCGCCTCCTCGGGCGTCAAGGCACCGCCCCCGTTCCGGGAGGGGTTCCTCAACGGGGCGCGGAAGACCCAGGAGCGCGACGGCCCCGCCCTGCTCGTCGAACTCCGACCGACCGTCCAGGCTGGTGCCAGTGTGCGCGTCACCAAGGCGCTTGAGTGGCGGGGCCGGCCGGCGTTTCTGTTCCGATTGATCCAGCCGGAGGGGATCGTCTCGTACCTCCTGTTCATGCTCGACCGCAGGCCGGACGGCCGAATCCGGGCTGTGGACTACTACTCGCTGTCGACCGGTGAGCTGGCCTCGCAGGGGGCCCGTCGTATGTACCTGGCGGGCATCGCCCAGATCAACCGCGGCATCGTCGACCGCCTGTTGAGCAAGGATCACGATCTTTTCAAGCACATCGGCGATGTGAAGCGTATGTCCGCCGCCAATCGTGAGGGACGGGCGCAAGAGGCGCTGACGATCTACGACGCCCTCCCCGAGGAGCTGAAAAACGAGAAAATCTTCCAGGTGCTCCGGTGCGCCGCGGCCCAGAAGACCGGCGACGACGCGAAATATCTGGAGGCGATCCAGGACTTCGCCCGACGCTTTCCTGGCGACCCGGCCAGCGACTTCCAGATGGTAGACGGCTGCCTCTTGATGAAGCAGCCGGAGAAGTCGTTGGAGTACATCGGGAAGCTGGAGAAGGCGCTGGGCGAGGACGCGTACCTCAAGGTGCTGCGAGGGAACATTCTGACGCTCCTGAAGCGGCCCGACGACGCCCTGGCGGCGTACCGCGCGGCGATCGTCGAGGAGCCGGACCTGAAGCCGGCTTACGACGGCCTGCTTGGCGCGGCCATGGAGCAGAAGCGGTTCGGGGAGGTTGCGGAAATACTCGAAACCCTGGAGTCGGTGTTCGACGAAGAAATCGGCGACCTGTCGGAAGTCGGAGAATTCGCGGAGTTCGTCGCCTCGCCCGAAGGGAAGGCGTGGGCGGAGAAACACGAGAAGCAGGAGAAGCAGAAGCCCGGTGATAAGTCGCCGAAGCCGTGA